The following coding sequences lie in one Halorussus halophilus genomic window:
- a CDS encoding outer membrane protein assembly factor BamB family protein — translation MPSSDERRVTRRDLLRASSVVGMASLAGCAEQALVSAPSPAPDTWPLANYGPRNTARSPDVSPPSTPTVERFSSTGAATSVVVGGTGETRRILVGGYDGVTAHHQDGTIAWRDDEGPTVAIRPNSRFCYVGGDELQARNLRDGTVQWSVDLPSRSYAIMPSSRGPFVPYNGGINAYDKDGNERYRISRGAGVGYAGVAIDDAVYVTDVGMTERLAPRGLLQQLQDKPPAARWRAEQGINFGQIPILGTDGVYVIDESMDDQKGGVVALDTEGSVRWHRSLGDYPLGAALGPQQLFVTMLDTGTSGDGERLYALDRADGTTNWTLSEFGREDGYYGDTVIAGGSLVVGGATPDRDGFIAAYSFEGERRWMREFESPTRDIAPVKHRIYAATEDGSLYVLS, via the coding sequence ATGCCCTCTAGCGACGAGCGGCGAGTCACTCGCCGAGACCTTCTCCGTGCGTCCTCCGTCGTTGGGATGGCGAGTCTCGCAGGCTGTGCCGAACAAGCATTAGTCTCAGCACCTTCGCCCGCCCCGGACACGTGGCCGCTGGCAAACTACGGCCCTCGAAACACTGCACGGTCTCCCGATGTCTCCCCACCGAGTACTCCAACCGTCGAGCGATTTTCGTCCACAGGTGCAGCGACGTCAGTGGTCGTTGGAGGTACTGGAGAGACGCGCCGTATTCTCGTCGGCGGGTACGATGGTGTCACCGCACACCACCAAGACGGCACGATTGCGTGGCGGGACGACGAAGGTCCCACCGTAGCAATCCGGCCTAACTCGCGCTTTTGTTACGTCGGCGGGGACGAGTTGCAAGCACGAAACCTCCGAGATGGGACGGTCCAGTGGTCGGTCGATCTGCCATCGAGGTCGTATGCAATCATGCCGTCGTCTCGTGGCCCGTTTGTTCCCTACAATGGCGGAATCAACGCCTACGACAAAGACGGGAACGAGAGATATCGAATCTCTCGCGGAGCCGGCGTTGGGTACGCGGGCGTCGCCATCGATGATGCAGTCTACGTCACCGACGTCGGCATGACCGAACGTCTCGCTCCACGTGGACTTCTGCAGCAGTTGCAGGACAAGCCACCCGCAGCAAGGTGGCGTGCCGAACAGGGAATCAACTTCGGACAAATCCCAATCCTCGGCACTGATGGCGTCTACGTCATCGACGAATCCATGGACGACCAGAAGGGTGGCGTCGTCGCGCTCGATACCGAGGGGAGTGTTCGGTGGCATCGAAGCCTCGGTGACTATCCCTTGGGAGCCGCGCTCGGACCACAGCAGCTGTTCGTCACAATGCTCGACACTGGCACCAGCGGTGACGGGGAGCGACTGTATGCCCTCGACCGCGCTGATGGGACCACCAACTGGACGCTCTCCGAGTTCGGTCGAGAAGACGGCTACTACGGAGATACTGTCATTGCTGGCGGCTCACTCGTCGTCGGTGGCGCCACCCCAGACCGCGATGGATTTATCGCTGCGTATTCGTTCGAAGGAGAGCGGCGTTGGATGCGAGAGTTCGAATCGCCGACGCGAGATATCGCACCCGTTAAGCACCGAATCTACGCTGCAACTGAGGATGGCTCTTTGTACGTCCTCTCTTAA